From a region of the Odoribacter splanchnicus DSM 20712 genome:
- a CDS encoding polyprenyl synthetase family protein, with protein MYTIEQLREVIKAELDKQEYVEEPYSLFEPIKYIMEDGGKRLRPVLTLMAYNLYRDDIGKALKSAIGIEIFHNYTLLHDDVMDDAELRRGRQTVHKKWNSNVAILSGDAAAITAYKYIETCEDPYLRRVIDGFNQVAMDVCKGQQYDMEFETRDDVTEEEYIQMIYLKTSVLIAGSMRHGALIAGAPEHEYKELYDFGGYLGLVFQLQDDYLDVYGDVEEFGKKIGGDILCNKKTYLLIKAFELASEEDKALLKEWVVKEKFNPQEKIKEVTEIYNRSGVKEALRAKVDDYLEKSRIALDKIEVPEERKVRFYEMIDFIGKRKK; from the coding sequence ATGTATACAATTGAACAACTTCGGGAAGTTATTAAGGCTGAATTAGATAAGCAAGAATATGTAGAAGAACCTTATTCTTTGTTCGAACCGATCAAATATATTATGGAAGATGGGGGAAAGCGACTTCGGCCTGTACTGACTCTGATGGCGTATAACCTGTACCGGGACGATATCGGGAAGGCTTTAAAATCTGCTATCGGGATTGAGATTTTCCATAATTACACCTTGTTGCATGACGATGTTATGGACGATGCCGAATTACGTCGGGGACGTCAGACTGTCCATAAAAAATGGAATAGTAATGTGGCTATTTTGAGTGGTGATGCTGCGGCTATCACGGCTTATAAGTATATCGAGACTTGTGAGGATCCTTATTTACGCCGGGTAATCGATGGTTTTAACCAGGTGGCGATGGATGTTTGCAAAGGACAGCAATATGACATGGAATTCGAAACCCGGGACGATGTAACGGAAGAAGAATATATCCAGATGATCTACCTGAAGACTTCTGTATTGATTGCCGGAAGTATGCGTCACGGTGCTTTGATTGCCGGCGCTCCTGAACATGAATACAAAGAGCTCTATGATTTCGGTGGATACCTGGGGTTGGTATTTCAGCTGCAAGACGATTATCTTGATGTCTACGGAGACGTGGAAGAGTTCGGGAAGAAAATCGGTGGGGATATCCTCTGTAACAAAAAGACTTATCTGCTGATCAAAGCTTTTGAGTTGGCTTCTGAAGAAGATAAGGCTTTATTGAAAGAGTGGGTCGTGAAAGAAAAATTCAATCCTCAGGAAAAGATCAAGGAAGTGACAGAAATATACAATCGTTCGGGAGTAAAAGAGGCACTGAGGGCTAAAGTGGACGATTATCTTGAAAAAAGCCGGATTGCTTTGGATAAAATAGAAGTTCCTGAAGAAAGGAAAGTCCGGTTTTATGAGATGATTGATTTTATCGGAAAACGTAAGAAGTAA
- a CDS encoding efflux RND transporter permease subunit, with product MWTKIAGIILRNRIAFIAGVLLGTIFMGFQARKIQMSYESADLLPKTDSAYLDYTRFRETFGQEGNVMVFAIQDSGFYQLNKTNDWIQMGNDIKALQGVNALMSITHTFNLQKNTDLKKFEVLPIFPSHIETQAELDSLAYVAEHLPFYDGMLINRDKHTYNMMITVSAEVMNSPARVKLVQDVLEITKRFTEKYHLKMHYSGMPYIRVINAENIKGEMYMFIALSLLITAIILYLFFRSFRIVGFCVGIIGINVIWAIGFMAMMGIKITLLTAMLPPLLIVIGIPNCVYMVNKYHAEYVRHGNKIKALQRMIQKVGNASLLSNLTTAAGFATFIITSSQILVDFGLIAFISISTVFFICLILIPSVFSYLPVPDTKQTKHLYNPFINKVIDKLIYLVINRRHTIYYITIVLVIAGIFGITLMKTTGYMVDDLKETDPIRQDLSFFESNFDGLMPLEVTLDFGKPNQVFKLSNLEKLDRLNTELSQDPDLSRALSVVEAAKFANQAYYNGKVSYYKLPSNMTKNFIMKYVMESTGGMNAMANSFVDSTMQKVRMNFRVKDIGTKKMEAKEDSLYKKIETIFPRDKHDISVTGSSVIFFKGNQYLIKNLFSSLALAIVLIAGFMAWMFKSKRMVLIALVPNVIPQIITAAVMGYFGIPIKASTILVFSVAFGISVDNTIHYLAKYRQELQATNWSIRSSVVLALKETGQSMIYTSIILLFGFGIFCLSSFGGTFALGLLTSITLFAAMLANLILLPSLLLTMEHSISKRTFRAEPLLQIYNEEEDIDEDKLEIEHEDKEKQD from the coding sequence ATGTGGACTAAGATTGCAGGGATTATTCTTCGAAATCGGATTGCTTTTATAGCCGGAGTATTACTCGGAACCATTTTCATGGGATTTCAAGCCAGAAAAATTCAAATGTCCTATGAAAGTGCAGATTTGCTCCCCAAAACAGACAGTGCCTATCTCGACTATACCCGTTTCAGAGAAACTTTCGGGCAAGAGGGGAATGTTATGGTTTTTGCCATTCAGGATTCCGGTTTCTATCAACTGAACAAGACCAACGACTGGATTCAGATGGGCAATGATATCAAAGCCCTTCAGGGAGTCAATGCCTTGATGTCTATCACACATACATTTAATTTACAGAAAAATACCGATCTCAAAAAATTCGAAGTTCTTCCTATTTTTCCTTCTCACATCGAAACACAGGCAGAGCTCGACAGTCTGGCTTATGTGGCCGAACATCTCCCTTTTTATGACGGTATGCTTATCAACCGCGACAAGCATACCTACAATATGATGATCACCGTATCCGCCGAGGTAATGAATTCTCCGGCACGGGTAAAACTAGTACAGGATGTACTGGAAATCACCAAACGTTTTACTGAAAAATATCACCTGAAAATGCATTATTCCGGGATGCCTTATATCCGGGTAATCAATGCCGAAAATATCAAAGGCGAAATGTATATGTTCATTGCCCTATCGCTTTTGATCACAGCTATTATTCTCTATCTGTTTTTCAGGTCTTTCCGGATTGTAGGCTTCTGTGTCGGGATCATCGGGATCAACGTAATCTGGGCCATCGGTTTTATGGCTATGATGGGCATTAAGATTACCTTATTGACTGCCATGTTACCACCTTTGCTCATTGTAATCGGTATTCCCAACTGTGTCTACATGGTCAATAAATATCATGCCGAATATGTGAGGCACGGTAACAAAATCAAAGCTTTGCAGCGAATGATCCAAAAAGTCGGAAATGCATCCTTACTTTCCAACCTGACGACAGCTGCGGGATTTGCTACTTTCATCATCACTTCGAGCCAAATTCTTGTAGACTTCGGTCTCATCGCTTTTATCAGTATCTCTACCGTATTTTTTATCTGTCTGATTCTGATACCCAGTGTTTTCAGTTATTTACCCGTCCCCGATACCAAACAAACCAAACATCTTTATAATCCTTTTATCAACAAAGTGATCGATAAACTGATCTACTTGGTGATCAATCGCCGGCATACCATTTATTATATAACAATTGTGCTCGTTATTGCGGGAATATTCGGAATCACTTTGATGAAAACCACCGGTTATATGGTGGACGATTTGAAAGAAACCGATCCCATCCGCCAAGATCTGTCTTTCTTCGAGTCGAACTTCGACGGATTGATGCCCTTAGAGGTAACCCTGGATTTCGGAAAACCGAACCAGGTATTCAAATTAAGCAATCTAGAGAAATTGGACCGGTTAAATACCGAACTATCACAAGATCCGGATCTTTCACGGGCGTTATCGGTAGTCGAAGCGGCCAAATTTGCCAACCAGGCTTATTATAACGGAAAAGTTTCTTATTACAAACTCCCCAGTAACATGACCAAAAATTTCATTATGAAATACGTCATGGAATCGACAGGAGGTATGAATGCCATGGCCAATTCCTTTGTCGATTCAACCATGCAAAAAGTAAGAATGAATTTCCGGGTGAAAGATATCGGAACCAAAAAAATGGAAGCTAAAGAAGATTCTCTGTATAAAAAGATAGAAACGATATTCCCGAGAGATAAACATGATATATCGGTTACCGGCTCGAGTGTTATTTTTTTCAAGGGTAACCAATACCTGATCAAAAACCTGTTTTCTTCATTGGCTTTAGCCATCGTCCTGATTGCAGGATTCATGGCCTGGATGTTTAAAAGTAAAAGAATGGTACTGATTGCTTTAGTACCCAATGTCATTCCTCAGATCATCACGGCTGCCGTAATGGGATATTTCGGTATTCCTATAAAGGCATCCACCATTCTCGTATTCAGTGTCGCTTTCGGAATTTCTGTCGACAATACCATTCACTATCTGGCTAAATACCGTCAGGAACTACAGGCTACCAATTGGAGTATCCGTTCTTCGGTAGTCCTGGCGTTAAAAGAGACCGGTCAAAGTATGATTTATACATCTATCATCTTATTATTCGGATTCGGTATCTTCTGCCTGTCTAGTTTCGGCGGGACTTTCGCTTTAGGATTGTTAACCTCTATCACGCTGTTCGCCGCCATGCTGGCTAATTTAATCCTGCTTCCTTCTTTACTATTGACCATGGAGCACAGCATCAGTAAACGTACTTTCCGGGCAGAGCCACTTCTTCAGATTTACAATGAAGAAGAAGACATCGATGAAGATAAGCTGGAAATAGAACATGAAGATAAAGAAAAACAGGACTGA
- a CDS encoding nucleotide pyrophosphohydrolase → MELKELQEKVDEWIKSYGVRYFNELTNMTILTEEVGELARVMARKYGEQSFKEGEKDNLADEMADILWVLTCLANQTGVDLTEAMEINFAKKTARDLKRHKNNPKIQ, encoded by the coding sequence ATGGAGTTAAAAGAGTTACAGGAAAAAGTGGACGAATGGATAAAATCTTATGGGGTTCGTTATTTTAATGAATTGACCAATATGACTATCCTAACGGAGGAAGTCGGAGAATTAGCCCGTGTCATGGCCCGAAAATATGGAGAACAATCTTTCAAAGAAGGGGAAAAAGATAACCTGGCGGATGAAATGGCAGATATATTATGGGTATTGACCTGTTTAGCAAATCAAACCGGAGTAGATCTCACCGAAGCGATGGAAATTAATTTTGCAAAAAAAACGGCAAGAGATCTAAAAAGGCATAAAAACAATCCGAAAATACAATAA
- a CDS encoding GNAT family N-acetyltransferase, protein MEITHLPEDNLFKTVVDGYTAYVTYIIRDGKLDIRHTIVPPEIGGRGIAAQLVKATYDYALKHHLQPIATCSYAVVWLQRHPEYHGHPGKDYGGCSSCAL, encoded by the coding sequence ATGGAAATCACACATCTTCCTGAAGACAATCTGTTTAAGACAGTCGTGGACGGCTACACGGCCTATGTCACTTATATCATCCGGGACGGCAAACTGGATATCCGTCATACTATCGTCCCCCCCGAAATCGGAGGCCGGGGGATCGCAGCTCAACTAGTAAAAGCAACTTATGATTACGCCCTGAAACATCACCTCCAGCCTATCGCCACTTGCTCCTATGCTGTCGTTTGGCTGCAAAGACATCCGGAATATCACGGCCACCCCGGAAAAGATTACGGAGGATGCAGCAGTTGTGCTCTGTAA
- the dtd gene encoding D-aminoacyl-tRNA deacylase, translating to MKVVIQRVIQASVTIQQQLHASIGRGMMILVGIQADDHEEDIEWLSSKICNLRIFDDENGVMNRSILETAGEVLVVSQFTLMARTKKGNRPSYIDAAKPEISVPLYEKFVQSLQKELQKEIKTGVFGADMQVGLINDGPVTIIIDSKNRL from the coding sequence ATGAAAGTAGTTATACAACGGGTTATTCAAGCCAGTGTCACTATTCAGCAACAGCTACATGCTTCTATCGGACGGGGAATGATGATTCTCGTGGGGATTCAAGCGGACGATCATGAAGAAGATATTGAATGGCTAAGCAGTAAAATCTGTAACTTACGGATTTTTGACGATGAAAACGGAGTAATGAATCGTTCTATTCTGGAGACAGCAGGGGAGGTTTTAGTAGTCAGTCAGTTCACTCTAATGGCTCGTACCAAAAAAGGTAACCGCCCCTCGTACATCGACGCAGCTAAACCGGAAATCTCCGTTCCTTTGTATGAGAAATTCGTTCAATCACTTCAGAAAGAGTTACAAAAGGAAATCAAAACCGGCGTATTCGGAGCCGACATGCAAGTCGGGCTAATTAACGATGGCCCGGTAACGATTATAATCGATTCCAAAAACAGACTATAA
- a CDS encoding iron-containing alcohol dehydrogenase: MENFIFQNPTKLIFGKGMIGQLAKEIPAGKRILVTFGGGSVRKNGVYDQVKEALKGFEVTEFWGIEANPKIETLRKAIELGKEKKVDYLLAVGGGSVIDGTKLISAGILYEGDAWDLVLKGCEKHTLPLGTVLTLPATGSEMNSGAVISRKETAEKYPFYSNYPVFSILDPTVTYTLPPYQVACGIADTFVHVMEQYMTTPGQSRLMDRWAEGIVHTLIEIAPEVLRKQDNYELMSEFMLCATMGLNGFVAMGVRQDWATHMIGHELTALHGLTHGATLAIVLPGLWRTLKQKKMAKLVQYGERIWHIDQGTDEERADKAIQKTEEFFKSLGLPTRLGDAGIGEETILEIQKRFTQRQVAFGEDQDVTAEIAGQILENCK, from the coding sequence ATGGAGAATTTTATTTTTCAAAATCCGACCAAACTAATTTTTGGTAAAGGGATGATCGGACAGTTAGCGAAAGAAATACCTGCCGGAAAGCGTATACTGGTGACTTTCGGAGGAGGAAGTGTTCGTAAAAACGGAGTTTATGATCAGGTAAAAGAAGCTTTAAAAGGATTTGAGGTGACGGAATTTTGGGGGATCGAGGCTAACCCGAAGATCGAGACGCTGCGTAAGGCTATCGAATTGGGAAAAGAGAAAAAGGTAGATTATTTATTGGCTGTCGGCGGTGGTTCGGTGATCGACGGTACGAAGCTGATATCTGCCGGTATTTTGTATGAAGGCGATGCCTGGGATTTGGTGTTGAAAGGTTGTGAGAAGCACACTTTACCTTTAGGAACAGTCCTGACCTTGCCGGCTACGGGTTCGGAAATGAATAGCGGAGCTGTGATCTCCCGGAAAGAAACAGCCGAAAAATATCCTTTCTATTCTAATTATCCGGTTTTTTCTATTCTTGATCCGACGGTTACTTATACTTTGCCTCCTTATCAGGTCGCTTGTGGAATCGCCGATACTTTTGTGCACGTCATGGAGCAATATATGACCACTCCGGGACAATCCCGCCTCATGGACAGATGGGCAGAAGGAATTGTCCATACTTTAATAGAGATCGCTCCCGAGGTTCTTCGTAAACAGGATAATTATGAGCTGATGTCCGAGTTTATGCTTTGTGCTACAATGGGACTCAATGGCTTTGTTGCTATGGGAGTACGGCAGGATTGGGCCACCCATATGATCGGTCATGAACTGACGGCTTTACATGGTTTGACTCATGGAGCAACATTGGCTATCGTCCTACCGGGATTATGGCGTACATTGAAACAGAAAAAAATGGCTAAACTCGTGCAATATGGCGAACGGATCTGGCATATCGATCAAGGAACCGATGAAGAAAGAGCTGATAAGGCGATTCAAAAAACAGAAGAATTTTTCAAAAGTCTCGGATTACCTACTCGCTTAGGGGATGCCGGAATCGGGGAAGAGACAATTCTCGAGATTCAGAAGCGTTTTACACAACGTCAGGTCGCTTTTGGAGAAGATCAGGATGTAACGGCTGAGATTGCCGGCCAAATACTCGAAAATTGTAAATAA